One Rhizoctonia solani chromosome 3, complete sequence genomic region harbors:
- a CDS encoding histone acetyltransferase SAS3, with translation MFLDHKSLFYDVEPFLFYVMTLVDDDGGARFVGYFSKEKSSPKDYNVSCIMTLPVRQRQGWGNLLIDFSYLLSKKEGRTGTPERPLSALGALSYKNYWKLTIMLFLHKAQGRIRIRDISAATCITAEDVFETLRENKLITGPGISTNSVANALPRKRGPGRPPRKPVEKKDDGHGHEPSAPVVLPRKYTIRWNPAEVESYVQNWERKGHLRLKPDRLKWVPYRLSRIQRLRTSSRNENANEQEPDAAERSESDDEPVSDASEDLGGPVQPLAPAAPAAPPPVLIVNTLIPRKTRSRVPTSHPSDDEVDEDEDAAPHSMTRRSGSRQSTQTPGRNDTPERRNLRSGLLGSGMLTRKASLGSNLGIGRRGSPDGAPLTLRTRTRSMQLLKGEQTTPIRPTTPPRRETRARSLRQDKEDREQLMSDEDLPAIVSSRNKKNSRRSSPVRKRRRIESSPESTPAPTSPGRNGLRNGRSPLANGPSYVQRAERERSVSLGSGMVYDDVPPAVLNGNNPLVVVSAPPPQAPPSALSAPLPTGQLGNPTCPFTSDDGSPLTSVKEELTDIASEGPALMGEFYDDDALGDEDAEGEPDEDAEGEVDESLL, from the exons ATGTTCCTGGACCACAAGTCACTCTTCTACGACGTTGAGCCTTTTCTGTTCTACGTCATGACTCTTGTCGACGACGACGGCGGCGCGCGCTTTGTCGGGTACTTTTCCAAGGAAAAATCAAGCCCAAAGGATTACAACGTTAGCTGCATCATGACGCTACCGGTTAGGCAGAGACAGGGTTGGGGGAACCTCTTGATCGATTTTA GTTACTTGCTTTCGAAGAAAGAGGGTCGCACAGGTACACCCGAAAGGCCGCTCTCGGCCCTCGGCGCGCTGAGTTACAAGAACTACTGGAAACTCACGATCATGCTTTTCCTTCACAAGGCGCAAGGCCGCATACGTATTCGAG ACATCAGCGCGGCGACATGTATTACGGCCGAAGACGTGTTCGAGACCCTCCGCGAGAACAAGCTGATTACCGGACCGGGCATCTCAACCAACTCGGTGGCTAACGCACTTCCGCGCAAACGAGGTCCCGGCAGGCCTCCGCGGAAACCGGTCGAGAAAAAGGATGATGGACATGGACATGAGCCTAGTGCCCCCGTGGTCCTGCCCCGCAAATACACGATTCGGTGGAACCCGGCCGAAGTCGAGTCGTATGTCCAAAATTGGGAACGCAAAGGTCACTTGCGGCTCAAACCCGACCGGCTCAAGTGGGTGCCTTACCGGCTGAGCCGTATCCAACGACTGCGGACCAGCAGCAGGAACGAGAACGCGAACGAACAAGAGCCAGATGCTGCGGAGCGGTCCGAGAGTGATGACGAACCCGTTTCGGATGCGAGTGAAGATTTAGGCGGGCCTGTACAGCCTCTCGCTCCTgctgctcctgctgctcCCCCGCCGGTCTTGATTGTGAATACTTTGATTCCGCGCAAAACTCGATCCCGGGTGCCGACATCTCATCCATCGGATGACGAAGTTGACGAAGATGAGGACGCCGCTCCGCATTCGATGACGCGACGGTCGGGGTCTCGCCAGTCAACTCAGACACCCGGGCGGAACGATACTCCCGAGCGGCGAAATTTACGATCAGGCTTACTGGGTTCGGGTATGCTTACCCGTAAAGCATCATTGGGCAGCAACCTTGGAATCGGTCGGCGAGGCTCTCCAGATGGCGCACCATTGACCCTTCGCACGCGCACACGCTCTATGCAACTTCTCAAGGGCGAACAGACGACGCCGATTAGACCTACGACACCTCCACGTCGAGAGACCCGGGCCCGCTCACTTAGGCAAGATAAAGAGGACCGGGAGCAACTCATGAGCGATGAGGACTTGCCAGCAATAGTGTCATCGAGGAACAAGAAGAACTCGCGTCGGTCCTCGCCCGTTCGCAAACGGCGTCGGATTGAATCAAGTCCGGAGAGTACCCCCGCTCCCACCAGTCCTGGTAGGAACGGCTTGAGGAATGGCAGATCCCCGCTCGCGAACGGCCCTTCCTATGTTCAGCGGGCTGAACGAGAGCGGTCCGTTAGCTTGGGCTCAGGGATGGTATACGATGATGTGCCTCCTGCTGTCCTGAACGGGAACAATCCTCTTGTAGTGGTCTCGGCTCCTCCACCCCAGGCCCCACCTTCAGCCCTATCCGCGCCCCTACCAACGGGTCAATTAGGGAATCCAACTTGCCCGTTTACGAGCGATGACGGCTCGCCACTTACGAGTGTCAAGGAAGAGCTCACGGATATCGCTTCAGAAGGCCCGGCCCTGATGGGCGAGTTTTATGATGATGATGCTCTGGGCGACGAAGACGCCGAGGGGGAACCTGACGAAGATGCAGAGGGAGAAGTGGATGAATCACTTCTATGA